The window TGCGGGCGGAAGTCCAGAGCCCGTCTCCTACGCTTGCGCCCGCCAGGTGGACCACTGCGTCCACTCCCTCCAGCGCGGCGCTGTCAATCGTCGCCGACGCGGGGTCCCAGCGCACCTCGTCAGCCGCGGCGCGGGGGCGACGTCGCACCAGGCGCTGCACGCGGTGGCCGCCGCTCTCCAGGAACGGCGTCAGGCTGCCGCCAATCAGTCCCGATGCGCCGGTGACGGCCACCCGCTGCGGCCCGTACCGCGCGACGGCGCGGTGCCGCGCCATGTCCCGCCGCGTGCGCTCATGGCGATAGTGGAATGCGCGCTCCAGCGTCCGACGGACAGAGGCGCCGCCCAGAAGATCGCCCGCCCATCCCAGCGGAAGCCGGTACTCGACGCGGTCATCGAGGATGCAACCGTCGCCATCAGGGACGAAGCGATGCAGGTGCCGCCAGGCCGCGAACGGGCCGCGGAGCTGCACATCGGCGAACTGACGCCCCTCCTGATAGTCAGTGTGGCGGGCCACCCAGCGCAGGGTCAGAAGACCCTTGCGCACATCCATGACCACACGGCCTCCCTCGGCGATTCCGCCTTCCCGCTCCAGGACGCGGACATTTTCCCACGGAGGAGTCAGCCGCTCGAAAGCGCCGGGACGGCAGTGCCACGCAAAGACATCCTCGGCGGGCGCTTCCACGCGGCTGCGGTGTTCAAAGGTCGTCATCGTCTCCGCCTCGTCCCGCGGCCCGTACTGCCGCACTAAGTCTGCGATTGCCAGGCTGGTCCGATGCTCACTGTAGCGCGCGACACGTGCGCGGTCAACCGAGATACGCGCGTCCTATGCCCATTTTGGCTTTGTATTGCGCCTTGACCGACACGACCCTATCTGATAGACTAGGCGATTGCGAGGACCCGTAGACGGCACAGCGACCCTGTCCGGCCCCGGTAGCCCGAAGGCGACCAGGTGGCGACCCCGCGGGCGCTCATCGGGCATGCACCTCGCATCGGGCGGTTAGCTCAGCTGGTTAGAGCGCAGCGTTGACATCGCTGAGGTCATAGGTTCGACTCCTATACCGCCCACCACTTTTGGATAAAAGGTGAAACTTTCTCGGCTACCTTCGCTCTCGCCTATTGATGCCAGCCAGCTTACTGAATAAAATTGCCGTCTTGGTTGTTGGCAAGAGGTGTACCATTTAGGCCACTTCAAGGAGATGTAGGATGGAGCTATCGAGCGAACTGAGCAAGCTTATTGGGCGATTCTACAGCGTGTTCGAGACGGGTGATATGGCGGTCGCAAGGGAAGTGCTTTCCGGCGACGAGAGGCTCCTCCTCGCTGGCACCGACTCGGGAGAGTTCGGGCGCGGGCCGGGCGAGGTGCTGCGCATCATGGAGGAGCAGAGCAAACAGTTCCGCGCCGCCGGCATGGCGTTGGTTCCCGGCGACGCCGAGGCCTACGCCGAGGGTAACGTGGGCTGGATCTGGGACCGGCCGCGCTTCCGGATGCCCGATGGCTCCGAGATCCAGGTCCGTGTGACGGCTGTCTGCCGCCGAGAAGACGGGGCCTGGCGCGTCGTACACGTCCATGCGTCGACCGAGCCGGGCCATCAGTAAGACCGGAGGCGTTCATGTCCGACTGGAGCCCAAGGCCGTTCGGAGTTACGCCAAAGACCTCAAGGAGTTTCTGGAGGGTTCAGGCATCGTGGAGCGCAAGGCGTTCTTGAAGTCCTTTGTGGATCGCATAGAGGTTGACAAGGTAGAGGCGACGGTAGTTTATACTCTACCCATATTGCCCGATACGCCGAACGGGGGGCGCGAGGCGGTCGGAGTTTCACCGTTTGTCAGCGACCGCCCACCACTGAAAGTCACGCAGGCGGACAAGAGCCGAATGCCGTCAGCCCCTCGCGCGTCCGGGCGGGGGGTATTCTTTGCCCGAGGTTGGTGTTGGCTACAACAGTGAAGGAACAACAGGACCTGGCTGAACTCCGCCATCGTATCCGCCACTCGGCGGCGCACGTCATGGCGGAGGCCGTCATGTCGCTTTTTCCGGAGGGCAAGCTGGCCATCGGCCCTCCCACCGACGACGGCTTTTACTACGACTTCGACCTGCCCCGCGCGCTGACGCCGGAGGACCTCCAGCAGATCGAGTCGCACATGCGGGAGACAATCGCCCGCAACGTGCCCTTCGAGCGGCGCGTCATCAACCGCGAGGAGGCCCGCCACGTCTGCCAGTCCCAGCCCTTCAAGCTGGAACTCCTGGACAGCATCCCCGAAGGCGAGCCGATTTCCCTGTTCACCCACGGCTCCTTCACAGACCTGTGCGAAGGCCCCCACGTCGCGCGCACCGGCGACCTGAAGGCCTTCAAGCTGCTAAGCATAGCGGGCGCATACTGGCGCGGCGATGAGCACCGGCCCATGCTCCAACGCATCTACGGCACCGCGTTCGAGTCGCAGGACGAGATGAAGGAGCATCTGCACCGTCTTGAGGAGGCCGCCAAGCGCGACCATCGCAAGCTGGGCAAGGAGTTGGACCTCTTTAGCGTCCACGAGGAGATCGGGGCCGGCCTTGTTCTCTGGCACCCCAAGGGGGCGCGCATCCGCACCATCATCGAGGACTTCTGGCGCAGTGAGCACTACCGCGCCGAATACGAGATGTCCTTCACACCGCACATGGGCAAGGCCCAGCTCTGGCAGACCAGCGGGCACCTGGACTTCTATGCCCAGAACATGTACGCGCCCATGGACATTGAGGGGCAGCAGTACTACATCAAGCCCATGAACTGCCCCTTCCACATCATGGTCTATGGCTCGCGCCTGCGCAGCTACCGCGAGCTGCCCATCCGCATCGCGGAACTGGGCACGGTCTATCGCTTCGAGCGCGGCGGCGTGCTCCACGGGCTTCTGCGGGTGCGAGGCTTCACTCAGGACGACGCCCATATCTTCTGCCGGCCTGACCAGGTGGAGGAGGAAGTAGTCAAAGTCCTGGACCTGACCCTGTCCATGCTGCGCACCTTTGGCTTCACGGAGTACGAGGTGTACCTGGCGACCCGGCCGGACAAGTTCGTGGGACGCCCGGAGGACTGGGAGATGGCGACGGAGGCGCTGCGTCGCGCCGTGGCCAAGAAGGGGCTTGAAGTCCAGGTGGACGAGGGCGGAGGGGCCTTCTACGGGCCGAAGATTGACCTGAAGATCAAGGACGCTCTCAACCGCTCCTGGCAATGCAGCACCGTCCAGTTCGACTTCAACCTGCCGGAGCGCTTCAACCTGACGTACCAGGGCGAAGACGGCAAGGAACACCGCCCGGTGATGGTACACCGCGCGCTGCTGGGGTCCATCGAGCGATTCTTCGGCGTGCTCGTCGAGCACTTCGGCGGCGCGTTCCCCGTCTGGCTCGCGCCAGTCCAGGCGGTGGTCATCCCCATCGCCGACCGGCATAACGACTACGCGCGCCAGGTGGCGTCGGCGATGAAAGCCCAGGACCTGCGCGTCCAGATAGATGAGCGCAGAGAACGCATGAACGGCAAGATCCGGGACGCCCAGATCCAGAAGGTCCCCTACATGCTCATCCTCGGCGACGAAGAGGTAAACGGCTCCACCGTGTCCGTACGCACTCGGCGGGGAGAGAATCGCAAGGGCCTTCCACTGGCGGATTTCATCGCTCAGATACAGAAGGCTGTCCAGGACAAGGCGTTGGAATAACGGGCAAAGCCGTTTCCCTGGATGTCTTTTCACGGGGTTCTCGCCATTTTCGCACTTGCATGCTACCGGCACTTATGCTATATTCTTAGCTTACGTAGCCCTTCAGGAGGTACCGAGCATAATTAAGGAATACCGCCTCAACGAACGGATCCTCACCCGCGAGGTCCGGATCATTGACGACAAAGGGGAGCAACTGGGTGTCATGCCCACGTTCCAGGCCCTCCAGATGGCCCGAGAGCGGGGGGTTGACCTGGTGGAGGTGGCGCCCACCGCGGTGCCTCCGGTCTGTCGGCTGATGGACTACGGCAAGTTCAAGTACGAGCAGGCCAAGAAGGAAAAGGACGCCCGCAAGGGGCAGCACATCAGTGAACTGCGCGAGGTGCGCTTCCGTCCCGGCATCGGCGACAACGACCTGGACTACAAGGTACGCAGAGCGCGGAACCTCCTGGTGGAGGGGAACAAGGTCAAGCTGGCGGTGGTCTTCCGGGGACGTCAGATGGCGCACCCTGAGTTGGGAGTGGCTCTCCTGAAGCGGGTTGTGGAGACTCTGAAAGGGGCGGCAAAAATAGAGCGGCCCCCCATCTTTGAAGGGCGCTTCCTGGGCATGATCCTGATACCCACCGCAATCAAGCCTGCTGTAAAGCCAGGCAAGGAACCAGTAAAAGAGCAAGTCCAAGAGGCAAAGGCAAAGGAAGCCTAAACATTTGAGGTGCGTCGCGCATGCATAAGCCCAGAACAAAACTGAAGACGCATAAGGGCGCCGCCAAGCGCTTTCACATCACGGGAACCGGCAAGCTCCTGCGGCGCAAGGGCCATATCACCCATCTGCGGCGCACGAAGCCCGCCAAGGTCAAGCGCACCTACACCGACAAGCTGCCCGTCCATCCCGCTGACACGGAGCGCATCACGCGGCTGCTCCCCTACGGAGTGAAAAAGGGCGGGACAAGCTTCCCGAAATAGGAGTATCAGACCATGCCTCGCGTCAAACGCGGCGTACCCGCACGGGCACGCCACAAGAAAGTCCTCGAGCAGACAAAGGGCCAGCGCGGCACCAAGAGCAAGCTCTACCGCCGCGCTCACGAGGCCCTCATGAAGTCCCTGACCTACTCCTACCGCCATCGGCGGGAGCGCAGGCGGGACATGCGGCGCCTGTGGATCGCGCGGATCAACGCGGGCGTTCGGCAAATGGGCGTCTCGTACAGCCAGTTCATGGCGGGATTCAAGAAAGCCTCCCTGAGCGTTGACCGCAAGGTGCTGGCGGAGCTCGCCGTGCGCGACCCCGCTGCGTTTACGCAGATTGTGGAGAAGGCCAAGGCCGCCCTGGCGACGTAGCACGACCTCCTGGTAGAATCCTGCACTGTAGATGGCGGCCTGTACCCAGGCCGCCATCTTTTTGGCTGCACAAGCTGGACATCAGCAACGGACACGTCAAGTGAACGCATACACGACTTCACATCAGGACATGCCCTGGCGGACAGGCCGCGCGTCTTGCGGCATTCTCTATGCCCGCCTATAATGACTCGACGGAAGCCGACGCGCGGGACGGCCTTCCTTCCTCACGGGCAACCGCGTATGTTACTCTCCGGGAGCATGCGTGACCGCTAATCTGGAAGAGCTGAAAACCCAGGCCGTCGCGGAGCTGGACAAGGCAGGCGCAACCGACCAGTTGGAAGCGTGGCGCGTCGCCTATCTGGGCCGCAAGGGCCGCCTGACTCAGGTGCTCCGCGCTCTGGGCGACCTGCCTCCCGACCAACGCCGCGCCAAGGGCGCAGAGGCGAACGCCCTCAAGTCCTTCCTGGAGGGCAAACTCGCCGAGAAAGAGGGTGCGCTCAAGGGGTCCGAGTCCGCGCTCCGCCTCGAGGCGGAGCGCATTGACGTCACGGCCCCCGGGCGGCCCGCCGGCGTCGGGCGGCTCCATCCGACCACGCAAATCGTCCGTGAGATATGCAGCGCCTTTGTCGCAATGGGCTTCCAGGTCGTCGAGGGGCCGGAGGTCGAGTGGGATGTCTACAACTTCGAGGCGCTGAATATCCCGCAGGGCCACCCCGCGCGGGACATGTGGGACACCCTGTGGATTGACTACGCCGACGACAAAGGCCAGCGGCCCATGCTCCTGCGTACCCATACCTCGCCCATGCAGATAAGGGTGATGGAGAAGCAACAGCCTCCAGTCCGCGTGGTCATCCCCGGCAAGGTCTTCCGCTACGAGGCTACGGACGCCACCCACGAGAGCATGTTCTATCAGGTGGAAGGCCTGGCCGTCGGCGAGGGCATCACCTTCGCCGACCTCAAGGGAACGCTGACCGAGTTCGCGCGGCGCATCTTCGGAGCGCAACGCAAGACGCGCTTCCGCTGCGACTACTTCCCCTTCGTCGAGCCGGGCGCGGAGATGGCGGTGGACTGCTTCCTGTGCGACGGCAAGGGATGCCGCGTCTGCAAGGACACCGGATGGATCGAGATCATGGGCGCGGGTATGGTCCATCCCAAGGTGCTGCGGCGCGTGGGCTACGACCCTGAGCGCTACACCGGGTTCGCCTTCGGCATGGGACCCGAGCGCATCGCCATGCTGAAGTACGGCATTGACGACATCCGGCTGTTCTATTCTAACGACCTGCGCTTCTTGCGGCAGTTCTAGGAGGCCGGCAACGTATGCTTTTGAAGTTCGAGGTCTTCCGAGACGGACGCCGGTGGGGAGCACGGGCGCTGGGCTATGCAATTTTTACACAGGGTCGTAGTCTAGACGAGGTCTACAAGAATATCAAGGAGGCGTCCTATTTGCATTTCCAGGAGGCGTTGAGCAAGGACGAAAAGCTGGAGATCCTGATTCTGGCGGATGCCCAGGTGCGCGGTGGCCGAAAAGCTGCCGCCGGCTAGTGGACGCTCTGTACGCCGACTTTTGGACAGTTGTGGCTTTGTCCTTGTGCGACAGCGCGGGAGTCATGCCCAGTTCCGAGAGCAAAGCTCCGCATCGGGACATATCATCACAGTGCCCATGCACGCCACAATTGGAAAGAAGACCTTGAACGGTATCCTGGACGAACTGAGGTTTATCACGGGTGTCCCAAAGGACGAGCTTGTGCGCAGGCTGAGAAAGCTATAGATTGAGGTCTCTCGTTTGCCTATGACTAATGCTACAAACGGCAATTCCTTACGGCCCGGCCAGGAGGTCGCCTATCAGGGACGCAAGGTGTACCTGAGCGACAAGACGACCTGCCCGGTGTGTAAGCGGCAGAACTTCTGCCCCAGCCACGCCTACGCCTTCATTGACTGGTACAGAGGCTACCTGAAACGGTTCGTCTCCAAAGGCCCAACAAAGTAGGAAGGCTCTACAGAATGGCATGAAAGTCCCCATCTCCTGGCTCCGCGAGTACGTGGATGTCCCCAGAGACATCCCGGCGCTGGCCCATCGCCTGACCATGGCGGGCATAGAGGTGGGCACGGTCTCGCGCATCGGCGGCGCATGGGACAACGTGTTCGTCGCGCAACTGCTGGACGTGCAGCCGCACCCGAACGCCGACCGCCTGCGCCTGGCCACGGTGGACGTGGGCGGCGAGCGCATGACCATCGTGTGCGGCGCTCCCAACCTGACCGTCGGCGACAAGATCGTCTTCGCCCGGGTGGGCGCGAGCCTTGTTGACGGGCATACGGGCAAACCCGCCGTCCTCAAGCCGGCGCGCATCCGCGGCGTGGAGTCGGCGGGCATGTGCTGCTCGGAGAGAGAGCTGGGCCTGTCGGAGGACCACTCCCAGATTATCGTACTACCCCCGGACGCGCCAGTCGGCGCGCCCCTGGCCGACTACATGGGCGACACGGTGCTCGACCTGGAGGTCACCGCCAACCGGCCTGACTGCCTTTCCATGCTGGGCATCGCGTGGGAGGTGGCCGCAATCGGCGGCGGCGCCGTCCGTTCACCAGACACGAGCTACACTGAAGCGGGCGCGCCCATCGAGTCGCTGGCGCGCGTGGAGATAGAGGCGGCGGACCTCTGCCCGCGGTACTGCGCCGCCCTCGTCACCGGCGTCAAGATTGGGCCATCGCCCCGGTGGATGCAGGACCGGCTCGCCCGCGCGGGCATGCGTCCCATCAACAACGTCGTTGACGTCACCAACTACGTCATGCTGGAATACGGCCAGCCGCTGCACGCCTTCGACTTCCTCACCCTGCGCGAGGGACGCGTCATTGTGCGGCGGGCGCGTTCGGGCGAGCGTATGACCACACTGGACGGCGTGGACCGCCCGCTGGACCCTGAGATGCTGGTCATCGCGGATGCGCACCGCGCCGTGGCCCTTGCGGGCGTCATGGGCGGCGCGGACACGGAGGTCTCGGAGCGGACCGTTGACGTGCTGCTGGAGTCCGCCAACTTCAACAACATCGCTCTGCGGCGCACCGCCCGCGGACTGAACATGCGCTCGGAGGCATCGCTCCGGTTCGAGAAGGGCCTGTCGCCGGATCTGCCCCTGCCCGCGCTGCGTCGCGCCACGCACCTTCTGACGCAGATATGCGGCGGGACGGCGGCCACGGGCGTCATTGACGTCTATCCTGGCAAAAGCCCGCGCGCGCCCCTTGTCTTGCGGGAGTACCGCGTCCACCAGGTGCTTGGCGTTGAAAACATGTTCTGGGATAAGATAGCCCAGGTGTTGTCTCGCCTGGGCTTCCAGTGCAAGCGTCGCGGCGGCGGCTCCGACTTGATGGTGACCGTCCCCTACTGGCGGATGGACATTTCGTCGGAGGACGACCTGGCGGAGGAGATCGCCCGCACTATCGGCTACGACCAGATGCCCACGACGCTGAACGCCGGCGCGCTGCCCGCGTACAACCCGCAGCCCCTGCGCGAGCTGTCGGAACAGATGCGGGACGCCTTGTCCGCGCTTGGGATGCAGGAGGTCATCACCTACTCGTTGGTGAGCCTCGTCGCACTGGAGAAGGTGGGAGCGGCCAGCCCCGCACCCCTTCGGGTCGCCAACCCCATGAGTCCGGACCAGGAGTACCTGCGCACGAGCCTGCGGCCCAACTTGCTGGCGACGCTTGCGTCCAACGAGAGGCACGAGGAAGGCCCCATCCGGCTCTTCGAGGTAGGGCGAGTCTATCTCCCTCGCGCCAAGGACCTGCCTGAAGAGCGCACCATCCTGATCGGCGTGCTGTGCGGCCCACGGAGCGAGCCGTCCTGGCTCACAGACCCGGGACCCCAGGGTTTCTATGAGGCAAAGGGCGTGCTGGAGTCCCTGTTCGCCCGGCTCGGCCTGGCGCCCGCCTTCGTTCCCGCCGAGGACTCCCTGTTGCACCCTGGACGCTCGGCCCGACTGGAGTTCAAAGGCGCCGCCGTTGGCGTTCTGGGCGAGGTGCATCCCGCCGTCCTCGACCGCTTTGACGTGCGCTCCCGGCCCGTCGCACTCTGGGAGATTGACCTGGAGCGCCTGCTGCCGCTGCTGTCCACGGCCCCGCGCAAGTTCCGGACCGTGCCGCGCGTGCCGCCCGCCGTCCGGGACATGGCCGTCGTCATTGACGCGGGCGTTGCCGCGCAGCAGGTGCTGGAAGCCATCCAGCGGCACAGCCTGGTGGCCCAGGCCACTCTAGTGGACGTGTACGCGGGCGCGCAGGTCCCGCCGGGGAAGAAGTCGCTCGCCTGTCGCATCACCTTGCAGACGTCCGACCGCACGCTGACAGCTGAAGAGGCGCAGAAGGCTTTGGATGACATCTTGAAGCGCCTCCAGCGTGAGTTTGCCGCTTCTCTGCGCACGTAAAAAGAACCCCTGCGGGTGTGCCCCATGAAGATTCCGGCTATGCTCTCCGTGGAGGATGCGCTGGAGCGTATTCTCCGCTATACTCCCGTCCTGGAGGCTGAGGAGCGGGCGCTCCTCGAATGCCTGGGGCGGGTGCTGGCTGAAGACGTCCGCGCCGAGGTGGACATTCCGCCGTTGCCTGACTCGGCGATGGACGGCTACGCGGTGCGCGCCCAGGACATTCGAGACGCCAGCCTGACCGCGCCGCGGACGTTGCGCGTCATCGGAGAAGCACCCGCGGGCCGCGTGTTCCCCGGCGAGGTGCGGCCCGGCACGGCGGTCCGGATCATGACGGGCGCTCCCGTTCCGCGCGGCGCGGACACCGTGGTGCCTTTCGAGGAGACAGACGAGATGAACCGGCGCCGATCTCCCGGCGCGGGAGGGGACGTCGCCATCCGCAAAGCGTTCAGCGCGGGCGCTCATATCCGCAATGCCGGAGAGGACGTGCGGAAGGGGACAACCGTCATGGAGGCGGGCGCCGTCCTGCGGCCCGCGGCCATCGGCGTGCTCGCCTCGGTGGGCCGCGCCACCGCCAGAGTAGTCCGACGGCCTGTCGTCGCGGTCCTGGCCACGGGGGACGAGCTGATGGAGCCTGGTCTGCGCCTTGAGGCAGGCCAGATATATAACAGCAACAGCTACAGCGTCGCCTCCGCGGTGCTGCGCTACGGAGGCATCCCGAAAGTGCTGGGCATCGCGCGGGACAATCTGCCAGACCTGGAGGCCAAGATAGCAAAGGGCCTAGAGGCGGACATGCTCATCACCTCCGCCGGCGTCTCCCACGGCGACTACGACATCGTCAAGGACGTGCTGGCCCAGAAGGGAGAAGTCGCCTTCTGGACCGTCCGGATGCGGCCCGCCAAGCCGCTGGCCTTCGGCGCGCTCGTACAACGGCTGCCGGGGGGCCGCGAGAGGCGTGTCCCGCACCTTGGTCTGCCGGGCAACCCGGTGAGCGCCCTGGTCGCCTTCGAAATCTTCGCGCGCGCGGCCATCCTCAAGATGCAGGGGCGCAAGAAGCTGGACAAGCCGTCCATTGAGGCCATTCTGGAGGAGCCTATCACTAACAGCGATGGACGGCGCGTGTACGCCCGATGCGCTGTCACCCGGCGGGGTGGCCGCTACTACGCCCGCCTGTCCGGCTCCCAGGGATCAAATATACTGACCACCATGGCAAGGGCGAATGGACTGGCTATCTGTCCAGAGGACGTGGCCCAGCTCAACGCCGGACAGACGGCACGGGTGCTGATGCTGGACTGGGATGAGTACCAGGCTCTCGACGAGCAGGACTAGAACAGTTGGGGGATAGTGCGATGTCTCCACGAGCTTCACGGAAGCAGCAGGCCGCGGAACAGAAAGTCGAACCAGTGCAACCGGTGGCCCACTTCTCCATAGACGTAGCGTGGTACGAGGCGCGGGGCCGATCATTGACGGTGCTGCTCGTCCGCCGCATGTGCCCGAAGCACCAGCGCCAGTGGGGCCAACGAGACCCCGACATCTCGCCGGAGAAAGCTATCGGCATCTTCAAGAGCTGCTGCGGCAAGGAGGATGGTTTCCTGGAACCTACTCTCTCGTTGGGGGAGGCGTCTTTCCGCGTGCTACTGGCGGAGGGTAACCGACCGCTTTCCGCGGGGGAGATAGCTCACCGCCTGGGCAGATGGAACTCAGCTACGGCGCAGAGCCGGGATACGTCCGTCGCGACCATCACCCGGCTCCTGAGCCACGATCGTTTCTATGGATTCCGCCGTGACGAGCCGGCGCGGTAAGACCGAAGGCTAAGAGCGGACATGGAACTCCTGGAAGCTGCCCGTCGGGATCGCCCAGATTTCGCTGACTCTCTGCACGCGAGCGAGGGAATGACCTGCCCTCAGGCGTTCGAGCAGCGCTTCCAGCCGCTCCCGAGAGCCCTCGGCGACCACCTCTACCGCGCCGTCAGGCAGGTTGCGCACGTACCCTGAAAGACCCAGCGCCCTAGCCCACCCTTCCACGAACGCACGATACCCGAC is drawn from Dehalococcoidia bacterium and contains these coding sequences:
- a CDS encoding acylphosphatase, producing MAFASEAHLTATIYGRVQGVGYRAFVEGWARALGLSGYVRNLPDGAVEVVAEGSRERLEALLERLRAGHSLARVQRVSEIWAIPTGSFQEFHVRS
- a CDS encoding TIGR01777 family oxidoreductase, with translation MTTFEHRSRVEAPAEDVFAWHCRPGAFERLTPPWENVRVLEREGGIAEGGRVVMDVRKGLLTLRWVARHTDYQEGRQFADVQLRGPFAAWRHLHRFVPDGDGCILDDRVEYRLPLGWAGDLLGGASVRRTLERAFHYRHERTRRDMARHRAVARYGPQRVAVTGASGLIGGSLTPFLESGGHRVQRLVRRRPRAAADEVRWDPASATIDSAALEGVDAVVHLAGASVGDGLWTSARKEAILRSRVDGTRLLCQTLARLTHRPRVVVAASAIGYYGDRCDELLTEESAPGDDFLARVAMEWESATDPARQAGIRVVNLRIGFALSAAGGGLPKLLLPFKLGLGGVVGSGRQYMSWIAFDDLIGAIYHAMFAEGLSGPVNAVAPTPATNADLSKTLGRVLRRPVVMSLPAFAVRLAAGEMGEALLLSGQRVLPARLEQSGFRFLHADLEGALRSELGLA
- the thrS gene encoding threonine--tRNA ligase; amino-acid sequence: MAEAVMSLFPEGKLAIGPPTDDGFYYDFDLPRALTPEDLQQIESHMRETIARNVPFERRVINREEARHVCQSQPFKLELLDSIPEGEPISLFTHGSFTDLCEGPHVARTGDLKAFKLLSIAGAYWRGDEHRPMLQRIYGTAFESQDEMKEHLHRLEEAAKRDHRKLGKELDLFSVHEEIGAGLVLWHPKGARIRTIIEDFWRSEHYRAEYEMSFTPHMGKAQLWQTSGHLDFYAQNMYAPMDIEGQQYYIKPMNCPFHIMVYGSRLRSYRELPIRIAELGTVYRFERGGVLHGLLRVRGFTQDDAHIFCRPDQVEEEVVKVLDLTLSMLRTFGFTEYEVYLATRPDKFVGRPEDWEMATEALRRAVAKKGLEVQVDEGGGAFYGPKIDLKIKDALNRSWQCSTVQFDFNLPERFNLTYQGEDGKEHRPVMVHRALLGSIERFFGVLVEHFGGAFPVWLAPVQAVVIPIADRHNDYARQVASAMKAQDLRVQIDERRERMNGKIRDAQIQKVPYMLILGDEEVNGSTVSVRTRRGENRKGLPLADFIAQIQKAVQDKALE
- the pheT gene encoding phenylalanine--tRNA ligase subunit beta, with the protein product MKVPISWLREYVDVPRDIPALAHRLTMAGIEVGTVSRIGGAWDNVFVAQLLDVQPHPNADRLRLATVDVGGERMTIVCGAPNLTVGDKIVFARVGASLVDGHTGKPAVLKPARIRGVESAGMCCSERELGLSEDHSQIIVLPPDAPVGAPLADYMGDTVLDLEVTANRPDCLSMLGIAWEVAAIGGGAVRSPDTSYTEAGAPIESLARVEIEAADLCPRYCAALVTGVKIGPSPRWMQDRLARAGMRPINNVVDVTNYVMLEYGQPLHAFDFLTLREGRVIVRRARSGERMTTLDGVDRPLDPEMLVIADAHRAVALAGVMGGADTEVSERTVDVLLESANFNNIALRRTARGLNMRSEASLRFEKGLSPDLPLPALRRATHLLTQICGGTAATGVIDVYPGKSPRAPLVLREYRVHQVLGVENMFWDKIAQVLSRLGFQCKRRGGGSDLMVTVPYWRMDISSEDDLAEEIARTIGYDQMPTTLNAGALPAYNPQPLRELSEQMRDALSALGMQEVITYSLVSLVALEKVGAASPAPLRVANPMSPDQEYLRTSLRPNLLATLASNERHEEGPIRLFEVGRVYLPRAKDLPEERTILIGVLCGPRSEPSWLTDPGPQGFYEAKGVLESLFARLGLAPAFVPAEDSLLHPGRSARLEFKGAAVGVLGEVHPAVLDRFDVRSRPVALWEIDLERLLPLLSTAPRKFRTVPRVPPAVRDMAVVIDAGVAAQQVLEAIQRHSLVAQATLVDVYAGAQVPPGKKSLACRITLQTSDRTLTAEEAQKALDDILKRLQREFAASLRT
- the pheS gene encoding phenylalanine--tRNA ligase subunit alpha, translating into MTANLEELKTQAVAELDKAGATDQLEAWRVAYLGRKGRLTQVLRALGDLPPDQRRAKGAEANALKSFLEGKLAEKEGALKGSESALRLEAERIDVTAPGRPAGVGRLHPTTQIVREICSAFVAMGFQVVEGPEVEWDVYNFEALNIPQGHPARDMWDTLWIDYADDKGQRPMLLRTHTSPMQIRVMEKQQPPVRVVIPGKVFRYEATDATHESMFYQVEGLAVGEGITFADLKGTLTEFARRIFGAQRKTRFRCDYFPFVEPGAEMAVDCFLCDGKGCRVCKDTGWIEIMGAGMVHPKVLRRVGYDPERYTGFAFGMGPERIAMLKYGIDDIRLFYSNDLRFLRQF
- the rplT gene encoding 50S ribosomal protein L20, translating into MPRVKRGVPARARHKKVLEQTKGQRGTKSKLYRRAHEALMKSLTYSYRHRRERRRDMRRLWIARINAGVRQMGVSYSQFMAGFKKASLSVDRKVLAELAVRDPAAFTQIVEKAKAALAT
- a CDS encoding molybdopterin molybdotransferase MoeA — translated: MKIPAMLSVEDALERILRYTPVLEAEERALLECLGRVLAEDVRAEVDIPPLPDSAMDGYAVRAQDIRDASLTAPRTLRVIGEAPAGRVFPGEVRPGTAVRIMTGAPVPRGADTVVPFEETDEMNRRRSPGAGGDVAIRKAFSAGAHIRNAGEDVRKGTTVMEAGAVLRPAAIGVLASVGRATARVVRRPVVAVLATGDELMEPGLRLEAGQIYNSNSYSVASAVLRYGGIPKVLGIARDNLPDLEAKIAKGLEADMLITSAGVSHGDYDIVKDVLAQKGEVAFWTVRMRPAKPLAFGALVQRLPGGRERRVPHLGLPGNPVSALVAFEIFARAAILKMQGRKKLDKPSIEAILEEPITNSDGRRVYARCAVTRRGGRYYARLSGSQGSNILTTMARANGLAICPEDVAQLNAGQTARVLMLDWDEYQALDEQD
- a CDS encoding type II toxin-antitoxin system HicB family antitoxin, encoding MLLKFEVFRDGRRWGARALGYAIFTQGRSLDEVYKNIKEASYLHFQEALSKDEKLEILILADAQVRGGRKAAAG
- the infC gene encoding translation initiation factor IF-3, yielding MIKEYRLNERILTREVRIIDDKGEQLGVMPTFQALQMARERGVDLVEVAPTAVPPVCRLMDYGKFKYEQAKKEKDARKGQHISELREVRFRPGIGDNDLDYKVRRARNLLVEGNKVKLAVVFRGRQMAHPELGVALLKRVVETLKGAAKIERPPIFEGRFLGMILIPTAIKPAVKPGKEPVKEQVQEAKAKEA
- the rpmI gene encoding 50S ribosomal protein L35 produces the protein MHKPRTKLKTHKGAAKRFHITGTGKLLRRKGHITHLRRTKPAKVKRTYTDKLPVHPADTERITRLLPYGVKKGGTSFPK
- a CDS encoding nuclear transport factor 2 family protein, whose product is MELSSELSKLIGRFYSVFETGDMAVAREVLSGDERLLLAGTDSGEFGRGPGEVLRIMEEQSKQFRAAGMALVPGDAEAYAEGNVGWIWDRPRFRMPDGSEIQVRVTAVCRREDGAWRVVHVHASTEPGHQ